From the Deltaproteobacteria bacterium genome, the window ATTGTGGAACCACGTCGTAAAGGGCGAAAGCGTAAATCAGTGCCCATGTCCGTGCCCGAACCGGAAACCGTTAAATCAGAAACCATAAGGGATAGTAAAGACAGAGTTTTTCTCTTAAGTTAATGGCATTAGGTCCGACCCAATGTCACAAGACAAAAATTAGGATTCTAACCGGAACTCGGGGAACCTCTTCTTTCCACCTTGGCGTCAATGTCTTCAAACTGACTGATTTGGATCGATCCGTCAGGAAATTTGGCGATAATTTCCAGATCGCCTCCCATGGCCTTGATAAAATTTCTTAAGGTGCTGATGTACATGTCCGTCCGCTTTTCAAGCTTCGATACCGCTGCCTGCTTAACAGACAATGTTTGCGCCAGCTGTTCCTGACTTAAATTCCTGGCATGACGCAACTCCTGTAAAGGCATGGCTTCCAGTAACGCCCTGGTCTTTTCCGCCGCTTTTTTCCTGGATGCGGGTTTCATTTTGTTTCTAAGGATAGAGTAAGGTTTGCTCATAAGCCGCCCCCTTGATCTTCTTCTAAGGATTTCAAATGGTCTTCATAAATTCTTTCGGCTAAGGGCAGGTATTGTTCGTACCAACGCCCCCCGCCGGTCTTACGGCCGCCGATAAGCAGGATAGCTGCCCGGCGGGGATCGAAAGCATAAAGGATTCTATACGGTTTTCCTTTATGCTGAACTCTCAATTCTCTTATGGCGCGGTACCTGGCCCCTTTGATATCCGAGCTGAAGGGAAACGGTAAATGGGGCCCCT encodes:
- a CDS encoding XRE family transcriptional regulator is translated as MSKPYSILRNKMKPASRKKAAEKTRALLEAMPLQELRHARNLSQEQLAQTLSVKQAAVSKLEKRTDMYISTLRNFIKAMGGDLEIIAKFPDGSIQISQFEDIDAKVERRGSPSSG
- a CDS encoding type II toxin-antitoxin system RelE/ParE family toxin — encoded protein: MAWIVEYTDEFEAWWVGLDEEEQIDLDAVVGLLEEKGPHLPFPFSSDIKGARYRAIRELRVQHKGKPYRILYAFDPRRAAILLIGGRKTGGGRWYEQYLPLAERIYEDHLKSLEEDQGGGL